One part of the Leclercia sp. LSNIH1 genome encodes these proteins:
- the ahpC gene encoding alkyl hydroperoxide reductase subunit C: protein MSLINTKIKPFKNQAFKNGEFIEVTEKDTEGRWSVFFFYPADFTFVCPTELGDVADHYSEFQKLGVDIYSVSTDTHFTHKAWHSSSETIAKIKYAMIGDPTGALTRNFDNMREDQGLADRGTFIVDPQGIIQAVEVTAEGIGRDASDLLRKVKAAQYVASHPGEVCPAKWKEGDATLAPSLDLVGKI, encoded by the coding sequence ATGTCTTTAATTAATACCAAAATCAAACCTTTCAAAAACCAGGCGTTCAAAAACGGTGAATTCATCGAAGTTACCGAGAAAGATACCGAAGGTCGCTGGAGCGTCTTCTTCTTCTATCCAGCTGACTTCACCTTCGTCTGCCCGACTGAACTGGGTGACGTTGCTGACCACTACAGCGAGTTCCAGAAGCTGGGCGTAGATATCTACTCTGTCTCTACTGACACCCACTTCACGCACAAAGCATGGCACAGCAGCTCTGAAACCATCGCGAAAATCAAATATGCGATGATCGGCGACCCAACTGGCGCCCTGACCCGTAACTTTGACAACATGCGTGAAGATCAGGGTCTGGCAGACCGTGGTACCTTCATCGTTGACCCGCAGGGCATCATCCAGGCGGTAGAAGTTACAGCTGAAGGCATCGGCCGTGACGCATCTGACCTGCTGCGTAAAGTGAAAGCGGCTCAGTACGTTGCTTCTCACCCAGGCGAAGTTTGCCCGGCGAAATGGAAAGAAGGCGACGCGACTCTGGCTCCGTCCCTGGACCTGGTTGGCAAAATCTAA
- a CDS encoding zinc-dependent alcohol dehydrogenase, whose product MKALTYHGPHNVKVETVPDPAIEQADDIILRITATAICGSDLHLYHGKIPKVEHGDIFGHEFMGEVVETGREVKNLAKGDRVVIPFVIACGDCFFCRLQHYAACENTNSGRGASLNKKQIPPPAALFGYSHLYGGVPGGQAEYVRVPKGNVGPFKVPPLLSDDKALFMSDILPTAWQAAKNAQITQGSSVAVFGAGPVGLLTVACARYLGAEQIFIVDHHDYRLRFAQDRYGAIPINFDRDDDAAEKIIEQTRGQRGVDAVIDAVGFEAKGSTTETVLTNLKLEGSSGKALRQCIAAVRRGGIVSVPGVYAGFIHGFLFGDAFDKGLTFKMGQTDVHAWLGELLPLIEQGLLTPEEIVTHYMPFEEAARGYEIFDKHQEECRKIILVPGAQSAEVAKERVTGLVNPMPGGVI is encoded by the coding sequence ATGAAAGCATTGACGTATCATGGCCCACATAACGTTAAGGTTGAAACGGTACCCGATCCGGCCATCGAGCAAGCTGACGATATTATCCTGCGCATCACCGCCACCGCGATCTGCGGTTCTGATCTGCATCTCTATCATGGGAAGATCCCGAAGGTGGAACATGGCGATATCTTCGGCCATGAGTTTATGGGGGAAGTGGTGGAGACCGGCCGAGAGGTGAAAAATCTCGCTAAGGGCGATCGGGTAGTGATCCCCTTTGTGATTGCCTGCGGCGACTGCTTTTTCTGCCGCCTGCAGCATTATGCCGCCTGTGAAAATACCAACAGCGGGCGCGGCGCCTCCCTGAATAAAAAACAGATCCCACCTCCGGCTGCGCTTTTTGGCTATAGCCATCTTTACGGTGGTGTGCCCGGCGGCCAGGCGGAATATGTCCGCGTGCCAAAAGGCAACGTCGGCCCCTTTAAGGTGCCGCCGCTGCTGTCAGATGATAAGGCCCTGTTCATGTCGGACATCCTGCCCACTGCCTGGCAGGCCGCCAAAAATGCCCAGATCACTCAGGGCAGCAGCGTCGCGGTATTTGGCGCCGGGCCAGTAGGCCTCCTGACCGTTGCCTGCGCACGTTACCTCGGGGCCGAGCAGATTTTTATCGTCGATCATCACGACTACCGACTGCGCTTCGCCCAGGATCGTTACGGCGCGATCCCCATTAACTTTGATCGCGACGACGATGCCGCAGAAAAAATCATTGAGCAGACCCGGGGTCAGCGTGGGGTGGATGCTGTTATCGATGCGGTAGGTTTTGAGGCGAAAGGGAGCACCACGGAAACGGTGCTGACCAACCTCAAGCTCGAGGGCAGCAGCGGTAAAGCCCTGCGGCAGTGTATTGCTGCTGTACGGCGCGGTGGGATCGTCAGCGTGCCGGGCGTCTATGCCGGCTTTATTCATGGTTTCCTGTTTGGCGATGCCTTTGACAAAGGGCTCACCTTTAAAATGGGGCAGACTGACGTTCATGCCTGGCTGGGTGAACTGTTGCCGCTGATCGAGCAGGGGCTGCTCACGCCTGAAGAGATCGTCACCCATTATATGCCGTTTGAAGAGGCGGCTCGCGGATATGAGATCTTTGATAAGCATCAGGAAGAGTGCCGGAAAATTATTCTGGTGCCTGGTGCACAAAGCGCGGAAGTGGCAAAAGAGCGGGTCACGGGGCTGGTCAACCCTATGCCTGGCGGCGTGATCTGA
- the mtnC gene encoding acireductone synthase — protein MIRAIVTDIEGTTSDIRFVHNVLFPYARERLAAFINAQQYAEPVNTILDNLREEIDQPQASTRDLIDTLFAFMDDDRKSTALKALQGIIWREGYVNGDFTGHLYPDVLPSLEKWKAQGIDLYVYSSGSVAAQKLLFGYSDEGDITHLFSGYFDTHIGAKREVASYQNIAAQIGAAPSQILFLSDIHQELDAAEQAGFRTLQLIRGDEDGASHHHQVHQFDDINPEQIPS, from the coding sequence ATGATTCGCGCGATTGTGACGGATATTGAAGGCACCACCAGCGATATTCGTTTTGTCCACAATGTTCTGTTCCCTTATGCGCGCGAGCGGCTGGCGGCCTTTATCAACGCCCAGCAGTATGCCGAACCGGTCAACACCATTCTGGACAATCTGCGCGAAGAGATTGACCAGCCGCAGGCCAGCACCCGGGATCTGATTGACACCCTGTTCGCCTTTATGGATGACGATCGCAAATCGACAGCGCTCAAAGCGTTGCAGGGGATCATCTGGCGGGAGGGTTACGTCAACGGCGACTTCACCGGCCATCTCTATCCGGACGTTCTGCCCTCTCTCGAAAAATGGAAAGCGCAGGGCATTGATCTCTATGTTTATTCCTCCGGCTCCGTGGCGGCGCAGAAACTGTTATTTGGCTACAGCGACGAAGGTGATATTACTCATCTGTTCAGCGGCTATTTTGATACCCACATAGGTGCCAAGCGCGAGGTAGCGTCTTATCAGAATATTGCGGCCCAGATTGGCGCAGCACCCTCGCAGATCCTCTTCCTGTCGGATATTCATCAGGAGCTGGATGCCGCGGAACAGGCCGGTTTTCGCACCCTGCAGCTGATTCGCGGCGATGAGGACGGGGCCAGCCATCACCATCAGGTGCATCAGTTTGACGACATCAATCCGGAGCAGATCCCTTCATGA
- the uspG gene encoding universal stress protein UspG, whose protein sequence is MYQTIIMPVDVFEMELSDKAIRHAEFLAQQDGIIHLLHVLPGSSTFGLHRFAADMRRFEEHIEKEAQARLQTMIGHFSIDSSRLRTHVCFGHVRDVVNEMASELKADIVVIGSRNPSISTHLLGSNASSVIRHAFVPVLVVR, encoded by the coding sequence ATGTACCAGACGATTATTATGCCGGTGGATGTTTTTGAGATGGAATTGAGCGACAAGGCGATTCGCCACGCTGAATTCCTGGCGCAGCAGGATGGTATTATTCACTTACTGCATGTTTTACCGGGCTCGTCCACCTTCGGATTGCATCGCTTTGCCGCCGATATGCGCCGCTTTGAAGAGCATATCGAAAAAGAAGCACAAGCCCGGCTGCAGACCATGATCGGCCACTTCAGCATCGACTCCTCACGTCTCAGAACCCATGTCTGTTTTGGTCACGTGCGTGACGTCGTGAATGAGATGGCCAGCGAGCTGAAGGCCGATATTGTGGTGATCGGGTCGCGTAACCCGTCAATCTCCACCCATCTGCTGGGGTCGAACGCCTCCAGCGTCATCCGCCACGCCTTTGTGCCAGTGCTGGTCGTGAGATAA
- a CDS encoding 1,2-dihydroxy-3-keto-5-methylthiopentene dioxygenase codes for MSALTIYSDKEASQPEWHSTDAEAIQQQLNARGVRFERWEADRDLGRDPSPETVINAYQHAIDKLVAEKGYQSWDVISLRADNPQKEALRAKFLNEHTHGEDEVRFFVEGAGLFCLHIGDQVCQVLCEKNDLISVPAGTPHWFDMGSEPNFTAIRIFDNPEGWVAQFTGDAIADSYPRLS; via the coding sequence ATGAGCGCATTGACCATTTATTCAGATAAAGAAGCCAGCCAGCCGGAGTGGCACAGCACCGACGCTGAGGCGATCCAGCAGCAGCTGAACGCCCGCGGCGTCCGCTTTGAGCGCTGGGAAGCCGACCGCGATCTGGGCCGCGATCCGTCGCCGGAGACGGTGATTAATGCCTACCAGCACGCCATCGATAAGCTGGTGGCGGAGAAGGGCTACCAGAGCTGGGATGTCATCAGCCTGCGCGCGGATAACCCGCAAAAAGAGGCCCTGCGGGCGAAGTTTCTCAATGAACACACCCACGGCGAAGATGAAGTGCGTTTCTTTGTTGAAGGCGCCGGGCTGTTCTGCCTGCACATTGGCGACCAGGTCTGTCAGGTGTTATGCGAGAAGAACGACCTGATCTCCGTTCCCGCCGGTACGCCGCACTGGTTTGATATGGGCTCTGAGCCGAACTTTACCGCGATCCGGATTTTCGATAACCCGGAAGGCTGGGTGGCGCAGTTTACCGGGGATGCGATTGCAGATAGCTATCCGAGATTGTCGTAG
- a CDS encoding pyridoxal phosphate-dependent aminotransferase, with the protein MRNNPLIPDSKLPALGTTIFTQMSALAQQYNAINLSQGFPDFDGPDYLQQRLAWHVANGANQYAPMTGAQPLREAIADKTAELYGYQPDANSDITVTAGATEALYAAITALVCTGDEVICFDPSYDSYAPAIALSGGVVKRVALQPPHFRPDWQAFAALLSEKTRLVILNTPHNPSATVWRQADFAALWQAIAEREIYVLSDEVYEHICFAEAGHASVLAHPQLRERAVAVSSFGKTFHMTGWKVGYCVAPAAISAELRKVHQFLTFAVNTPAQLAIADMLRHQPEHYRELPDFYRARRDRFIGALSESRLEILPCEGTYFLLADYSAISDLDDVSFCQWLTKEVGVAAIPLSVFCADPFPHKLIRLCFAKQETTLLAAAEQLNKL; encoded by the coding sequence ATGCGTAATAACCCCTTGATTCCAGACAGCAAACTTCCGGCTCTCGGCACCACGATCTTCACGCAAATGAGCGCTCTGGCGCAGCAATACAACGCCATAAATCTGTCGCAGGGTTTTCCCGATTTCGATGGCCCGGACTACCTTCAGCAACGTCTGGCCTGGCATGTGGCGAACGGTGCGAACCAGTATGCGCCGATGACGGGGGCGCAACCGCTGCGCGAAGCGATTGCCGATAAAACCGCGGAACTGTATGGCTATCAACCGGATGCTAATAGCGACATCACCGTCACCGCCGGGGCGACTGAGGCCCTCTACGCCGCAATCACCGCCCTGGTGTGTACCGGCGACGAGGTCATCTGCTTTGACCCAAGCTACGACAGCTATGCCCCGGCGATTGCGTTATCGGGTGGGGTGGTAAAGCGCGTGGCGCTCCAGCCGCCGCACTTTCGCCCGGACTGGCAGGCCTTCGCGGCACTGCTCAGTGAGAAAACCCGGCTGGTTATTTTGAACACGCCGCACAATCCCTCTGCGACGGTATGGCGGCAGGCGGATTTTGCCGCGCTCTGGCAGGCCATTGCGGAACGCGAAATCTATGTGCTGAGCGATGAAGTGTACGAGCATATCTGCTTTGCAGAGGCGGGGCATGCCAGCGTGCTTGCGCATCCGCAGCTGCGCGAGCGGGCCGTTGCCGTCTCCTCTTTTGGCAAAACGTTCCATATGACCGGCTGGAAAGTGGGGTACTGCGTGGCGCCTGCGGCGATCAGCGCCGAACTGCGTAAGGTGCATCAGTTCCTGACGTTTGCGGTCAATACCCCGGCACAGCTGGCAATTGCTGATATGCTGCGCCACCAGCCGGAACACTACCGTGAGCTGCCGGACTTTTATCGCGCCCGCCGGGATCGCTTTATCGGGGCGTTGAGTGAAAGTCGTCTGGAAATTCTGCCCTGCGAAGGGACCTATTTCCTGCTGGCGGACTACAGTGCAATCTCCGATCTGGATGACGTCAGTTTTTGCCAATGGTTAACCAAAGAGGTAGGGGTGGCGGCGATCCCGCTGTCGGTATTCTGTGCTGACCCGTTCCCGCATAAACTTATTCGCCTCTGTTTTGCCAAGCAGGAGACGACATTACTGGCGGCGGCAGAACAGCTGAACAAATTATAA
- the mtnA gene encoding S-methyl-5-thioribose-1-phosphate isomerase — protein sequence MQRLQTTSLRVTENQLFILDQQALPQEKRWLDATTVEALVGHIHALRVRGAPLIGLSASLLLALLAENGHSRDELAVALETLRASRPTAVNLMNNLDRMKQALWQEDFVPALVAEALRLIDEDKQLCDAIAHAGSALVKPGSRLLTHCNTGGLATAGVGTALGVIALAHQQGKVSNVWVDETRPLLQGGRLTAWELGELGVPYSLITDSMAASLMAKGQVDAVWVGADRIAANGDVANKIGTYSLAVLAKFHGIPFYVAAPQTTLDPNCPNGEAIPIEQRDAREVTGVAGSFGAVQWAPTDAQVYNPAFDVTPASLISGWVLDTGVVRPEEVAKGFFGKGAV from the coding sequence ATGCAGAGATTACAGACGACCAGCCTGCGGGTGACGGAAAATCAGCTATTTATTCTCGACCAACAGGCGCTTCCGCAGGAGAAACGCTGGCTGGATGCGACAACGGTAGAGGCGCTGGTGGGACATATTCACGCCCTGCGCGTGCGGGGCGCGCCGCTGATTGGGCTTTCTGCCAGCCTGCTGTTGGCGCTGCTGGCGGAAAACGGCCATAGCCGGGATGAACTGGCGGTGGCGCTGGAGACGCTGCGCGCCTCGCGTCCGACCGCGGTCAACCTGATGAACAATCTCGACCGTATGAAACAGGCGCTGTGGCAGGAGGATTTTGTCCCGGCGCTGGTGGCAGAGGCGCTGCGCCTGATCGACGAAGATAAGCAGCTCTGCGACGCGATTGCCCATGCAGGCAGCGCGCTGGTGAAGCCCGGCAGCCGCCTGCTCACCCATTGCAATACCGGTGGCCTGGCGACCGCCGGTGTGGGCACCGCGCTGGGGGTGATTGCCCTTGCCCATCAGCAGGGCAAGGTCAGCAACGTCTGGGTGGATGAGACCCGTCCGCTGTTGCAGGGCGGCAGGCTGACGGCCTGGGAGCTGGGTGAGCTGGGCGTGCCGTATAGTCTGATCACCGATTCAATGGCCGCCAGCCTGATGGCCAAAGGCCAGGTGGACGCGGTGTGGGTGGGGGCGGATCGCATTGCCGCTAACGGCGATGTGGCGAATAAAATCGGCACCTACTCCCTGGCGGTACTGGCGAAATTCCACGGTATTCCCTTCTATGTGGCCGCCCCGCAAACCACGCTCGATCCGAACTGCCCGAACGGGGAGGCGATCCCTATTGAACAGCGCGATGCCCGGGAAGTGACCGGCGTGGCGGGGAGCTTCGGTGCGGTGCAGTGGGCGCCCACTGACGCACAGGTCTATAACCCGGCGTTCGACGTCACGCCAGCGTCACTGATAAGTGGGTGGGTGCTGGATACGGGCGTGGTGCGGCCGGAAGAGGTGGCGAAGGGATTTTTTGGCAAGGGTGCGGTCTGA
- the ahpF gene encoding alkyl hydroperoxide reductase subunit F: protein MLDTNMKTQLKAYLEKLTKPVELIATLDDSAKSAEIKELLAEIADLSEKVTFKEDNTLAVRKPSFLITNPGSTQGPRFAGSPLGHEFTSLVLALLWTGGHPSKEAQALLEQIRDLDGDFEFETYYSLSCHNCPDVVQALNLMAVLNPRIKHTAIDGGVFQNEITDRNVMGVPAVFVNGKEFGQGRMTLAEIVAKVDTGAEKRAAEELNKRDAYDVLIVGSGPAGAAAAVYSARKGIRTGLMGERFGGQVLDTVDIENYISVPKTEGQKLAGALKAHVSEYEVDVIDSQSASKLVPAAQEGGFHQIETASGAVLKARSVIIATGAKWRNMNVPGEEQYRTKGVTYCPHCDGPLFKGKRVAVIGGGNSGVEAAIDLAGIVEHVTLLEFAPEMKADQVLQDKVRSLNNVDIILNAQTTEVTGDGSKVTGLEYRDRVSGDVHSVQLSGIFVQIGLLPNTTWLEGAIERNRMGEIIIDAKCETSVKGVFAAGDCTTVPYKQIIIATGEGAKASLSAFDHLIRTKTA, encoded by the coding sequence ATGCTCGACACAAATATGAAAACCCAGCTCAAAGCCTACCTTGAGAAGCTGACCAAACCTGTTGAGCTGATTGCCACGCTGGATGACAGCGCTAAATCGGCAGAAATCAAGGAACTGCTGGCGGAGATCGCCGACCTGTCCGAAAAGGTCACTTTTAAGGAAGACAACACCCTTGCGGTGCGTAAACCCTCTTTCCTGATCACCAACCCAGGTTCGACCCAGGGGCCGCGCTTTGCCGGTTCTCCGCTGGGACATGAATTTACCTCACTGGTACTGGCCCTGCTGTGGACCGGTGGTCATCCGTCGAAGGAAGCGCAGGCATTACTTGAGCAGATCCGCGACCTGGATGGTGATTTTGAATTCGAAACCTACTACTCGCTCTCCTGCCATAACTGCCCGGACGTGGTGCAGGCGCTGAACCTGATGGCGGTGCTGAACCCGCGCATCAAACACACCGCCATTGACGGCGGGGTGTTCCAGAACGAAATCACCGATCGTAACGTGATGGGTGTTCCGGCGGTGTTTGTGAACGGTAAAGAGTTCGGTCAGGGTCGTATGACGCTGGCTGAAATCGTCGCTAAAGTGGATACCGGCGCGGAAAAACGTGCAGCAGAAGAGCTGAACAAGCGTGATGCCTATGACGTGCTGATTGTCGGTTCCGGCCCGGCGGGTGCGGCGGCTGCGGTTTACTCTGCCCGTAAAGGTATTCGCACCGGTCTGATGGGCGAACGCTTTGGCGGCCAGGTACTGGATACGGTGGATATTGAAAACTATATCTCCGTGCCTAAAACCGAAGGTCAGAAACTGGCTGGCGCCCTGAAAGCGCACGTCAGCGAATATGAAGTGGATGTGATCGACAGCCAGAGCGCCAGCAAACTGGTGCCGGCAGCGCAGGAAGGCGGTTTCCACCAGATTGAAACGGCATCTGGTGCCGTGCTGAAAGCGCGCAGCGTGATCATTGCTACCGGTGCCAAATGGCGCAACATGAACGTGCCTGGCGAAGAACAGTATCGCACCAAAGGGGTAACCTACTGCCCGCACTGCGACGGCCCGCTCTTCAAAGGCAAACGCGTGGCGGTAATTGGTGGCGGTAACTCCGGTGTGGAAGCGGCCATCGACCTCGCCGGTATCGTGGAGCACGTTACGCTGCTGGAGTTCGCGCCAGAGATGAAAGCCGATCAGGTCCTGCAGGATAAAGTGCGCAGCCTGAACAACGTCGACATCATCCTGAACGCGCAGACCACCGAAGTGACAGGCGATGGCAGTAAAGTGACCGGCCTTGAGTACCGCGACCGCGTGAGCGGCGACGTACACAGCGTTCAGCTTTCGGGGATCTTTGTGCAGATTGGTCTGCTGCCGAACACCACCTGGCTGGAAGGCGCCATTGAGCGTAACCGCATGGGCGAGATCATCATCGACGCCAAGTGTGAGACCAGCGTGAAGGGCGTATTTGCGGCGGGCGACTGCACCACCGTACCGTACAAACAGATCATCATCGCCACCGGCGAAGGGGCGAAAGCGTCACTGAGCGCCTTTGATCATCTGATTCGTACCAAAACAGCATAA
- the citR gene encoding DNA-binding transcriptional repressor CitR, which translates to MANLYDLKKFDLNLLVIFECIYQHLSISKAAETLFITPSAVSQSLQRLRNQLNDPLFIRSGKGISPTTVGVNLHMHLEQNLNSIEQTINIMHGSALKKNFVIYCPQVMTRGPLIASMKLLMREHNYEIEYHDMLLAADSAEDLLAYRKADLVFSFAPIANRSIVCTRYLDLPVVTVCRQDHPRIGSVATQEELSKEKYTFFMSDEPGVKVFQMQAENSFPDRKIAFRCDSFFSLIMMVGSSNLLGFMPEAVYEQYREAFNLKKIEVPFTLPTLNVYMLYNRTALNSSVFSTFVEQVSAEGFQYE; encoded by the coding sequence ATGGCTAACCTTTACGATTTGAAAAAATTTGACCTTAATCTGTTGGTGATTTTTGAGTGCATTTACCAGCATCTCAGTATCAGCAAAGCAGCAGAAACGCTATTTATTACCCCCTCTGCGGTGAGCCAGTCACTGCAACGATTACGTAATCAGCTGAACGATCCGCTGTTTATCCGCTCCGGTAAAGGCATCTCCCCGACGACGGTGGGGGTCAATTTACATATGCATCTCGAACAAAATCTGAATAGTATCGAGCAGACGATCAATATCATGCATGGCTCGGCGCTGAAGAAGAACTTTGTTATCTACTGCCCGCAGGTCATGACGAGAGGCCCATTGATCGCGTCGATGAAACTGTTGATGCGTGAGCATAATTATGAAATTGAATACCACGACATGCTGCTGGCGGCCGACTCGGCGGAAGACCTGTTAGCCTACCGTAAAGCTGACCTGGTCTTCTCTTTCGCCCCGATAGCCAACCGGTCGATTGTCTGCACTCGCTACCTCGATTTACCCGTGGTGACGGTGTGTCGTCAGGATCACCCGCGCATCGGCTCGGTTGCCACTCAGGAAGAACTGAGTAAGGAAAAATACACTTTCTTTATGAGTGATGAACCGGGCGTTAAAGTCTTTCAGATGCAGGCAGAAAACTCGTTTCCGGACAGGAAAATCGCTTTCCGCTGTGACTCCTTTTTTTCACTGATTATGATGGTAGGTTCATCAAACTTACTCGGCTTTATGCCTGAGGCGGTATATGAACAGTATCGTGAGGCATTTAATCTGAAAAAAATTGAGGTCCCTTTTACCTTACCTACCCTGAATGTTTATATGCTGTATAACCGCACGGCATTAAATAGCAGCGTATTCTCTACTTTTGTCGAGCAAGTGAGTGCCGAGGGTTTTCAGTATGAGTAA
- the rnk gene encoding nucleoside diphosphate kinase regulator gives MSRPTIIINELDAERIDRLLEQPAFASLPVADALNAELDRAQMCAPQDMPSDVVTMNSQVKFRDLTTGEVRTRTLVYPAQMTDSSTQLSVLAPVGAALIGLRTGDTIHWELPGGTATHLEVLELLWQPEAAGEYLR, from the coding sequence ATGTCCAGACCCACCATTATCATTAACGAACTCGATGCTGAACGTATCGACCGCCTGCTGGAGCAACCGGCCTTTGCATCGCTACCCGTCGCAGATGCCCTGAACGCTGAACTGGATCGTGCCCAGATGTGTGCCCCGCAGGACATGCCGTCTGACGTGGTCACCATGAACAGCCAGGTGAAATTCCGCGATTTGACCACTGGCGAAGTGCGTACCCGCACGCTGGTCTACCCGGCGCAGATGACCGACAGCAGCACGCAACTGTCGGTCCTGGCACCGGTGGGGGCCGCGTTGATTGGCCTGCGTACCGGCGACACTATCCATTGGGAACTGCCAGGCGGTACCGCCACGCATCTGGAGGTGCTGGAACTGCTCTGGCAGCCTGAAGCAGCAGGCGAATACCTGCGCTAA
- a CDS encoding methylthioribulose 1-phosphate dehydratase, with protein MTDDLRLTALVDACHWIGAKGWAPATGGNMSVRQDETWCWLSESGKDKGSLTPADFLQVEIATNRAPSGRKPSAETGLHTLIYRLFPEANAVLHVHTVNATVLSRLVKAPELRLSGFEMQKSLRGQTSHLDTVPIAVFDNDQDIDALASRIAHYGRERPLNYGFLLRGHGLTCWGRDVAEARRHLEGLEFLFECEMRLRQLERV; from the coding sequence ATGACAGACGACCTGCGACTCACAGCCCTGGTGGATGCCTGCCACTGGATCGGCGCAAAGGGATGGGCACCCGCCACCGGGGGCAATATGTCCGTGCGGCAGGATGAGACCTGGTGCTGGCTCAGCGAGTCCGGCAAAGACAAAGGCAGCCTGACGCCCGCGGATTTCCTGCAGGTTGAGATTGCCACCAACCGCGCCCCCTCCGGGCGTAAGCCTTCCGCAGAAACTGGCCTGCATACTCTGATTTATCGCCTCTTCCCGGAGGCCAACGCGGTGCTACATGTGCATACGGTCAACGCCACGGTGCTCTCCCGACTGGTGAAAGCGCCGGAGCTACGCCTCAGCGGCTTTGAGATGCAGAAATCACTCCGCGGCCAGACCAGCCACCTCGATACGGTGCCCATCGCCGTGTTTGATAACGACCAGGATATCGACGCCCTGGCCTCGCGAATCGCCCATTACGGTCGGGAGCGCCCGCTGAATTATGGTTTTCTTCTGCGCGGTCATGGCTTAACCTGCTGGGGACGCGACGTGGCCGAAGCCCGGCGTCACCTTGAAGGCCTCGAATTCCTGTTCGAGTGCGAGATGCGTTTACGACAACTGGAGAGAGTATGA
- a CDS encoding flavin reductase family protein: protein MYFYQPSQGHGLPHDPLNAIVGPRPIGWIASCDPEGRPNLAPYSFFNCFNYHPPIIGFASTGWKDSVRNIVETGEFVWNLTTRELASAMNETSASLAHGEDEFLRAGLTKAESQLVKVPRVAESPVNFECRLSQCIQLTAASGASIDTWLVLGEVVGIHIDENLLQDGIYQTAKAQPVLRAGGPTAYFAISEDQRFDLVRPDARKG, encoded by the coding sequence ATGTACTTTTATCAACCTTCCCAGGGACACGGCCTGCCGCACGATCCACTTAACGCCATTGTTGGCCCACGTCCGATTGGCTGGATTGCCTCGTGCGATCCTGAAGGACGGCCCAATCTGGCGCCCTACAGCTTCTTCAACTGTTTTAATTACCATCCGCCCATCATCGGTTTTGCCAGCACTGGCTGGAAGGACAGCGTGCGCAATATTGTCGAGACCGGGGAGTTTGTCTGGAATCTCACCACCCGTGAGCTGGCCAGCGCCATGAATGAGACCTCTGCCAGCCTCGCGCACGGGGAGGATGAGTTTTTACGTGCCGGGCTGACTAAAGCGGAGAGCCAGCTGGTGAAGGTGCCGCGCGTCGCCGAAAGTCCGGTCAATTTTGAGTGCCGCCTGTCACAGTGTATCCAGTTGACTGCCGCCAGCGGCGCTTCGATCGATACCTGGCTGGTGCTGGGGGAAGTGGTGGGGATCCACATTGACGAAAACCTGCTGCAGGACGGGATCTATCAGACGGCGAAAGCCCAGCCGGTGCTGCGCGCCGGTGGCCCGACGGCGTACTTCGCCATTAGCGAGGATCAACGCTTTGACCTGGTCCGCCCGGACGCGCGAAAAGGGTAA